A portion of the Ricinus communis isolate WT05 ecotype wild-type chromosome 10, ASM1957865v1, whole genome shotgun sequence genome contains these proteins:
- the LOC8280770 gene encoding protein RBL — MNASIIDPLQGDFPEVIEEYLEHGVMKCIAFNRRGTLLAAGCSDGSCVIWDFETRGIAKELRDKDCIAAITSVCWSKYGHRILVSAADKSLTLWDVVSGERIARTILQQTPLLARLHPGSSAPSLCLACSLSSAPMIVDLNTGSTTVLPVMVPDMGNGHAPPSRNKSSDANPPFTPTAACFNKHGDLVYVGNSKGEVLIIDHKSIQIYAMISIPGGAVIKNIVFSRNGQYLLTNSNDRTIRIYENLLPQKDGCTALADMSRTVDEVDVVEKMKTVGSKCLALFREFQDSITKMHWKAPCFSGDGEWVIGGSASKGEHKIYIWDRAGYLVKILEGPKEALIDLAWHPVHPIVVSVSLTGLVYIWAKDYTENWSAFAPDFKELEENEEYVEREDEFDLVPETEKVKESDVNEDEEVDIVTVEKDAFSDSDMSQEELCFLPAVPCPDASEQQDKCVGSSSKLMDSNHSGSPLSEGAGQNGMAMNHASSPLEEDTGGMRMKRKRKPSEKGLELQAEKVRKPLKPLKSSGRLSKVKNKSVDLEFSNGAYGDDVSDE; from the exons ATGAACGCCTCGATAATTG ATCCGTTGCAAGGAGATTTTCCAGAGGTAATAGAGGAGTATTTGGAGCATGGGGTTATGAAATGTATCGCCTTTAATCGCCGTGGAACCCTTCTAGCTG CTGGATGCTCTGATGGAAGTTGCGTCATCTGGGATTTTGAGACCAGGGGAATTGCTAAGGAGCTTCGGGATAAGGATTGCATTGCTGCAATAACAAGCGTATGCTGGTCAAAGTATGGTCATCGCATTCTTGTTTCTGCTGCGGACAAATCATTGACTCTTTGGGATGTTGTAAGTGGAGAAAGGATTGCACGCACCATTCTACAACAGACGCCACTTCTAGCTCGCCTGCATCCTGGTTCCTCTGCTCCATCTCTCTGCTTGGCATGCTCACTTTCATCTGCTCCAATGATTGTTGACTTAAACACAGGAAGCACCACTGTGCTTCCAGTTATGGTACCTGATATGGGCAATGGACATGCCCCTCCATCACGCAACAAATCTTCAGATGCAAATCCTCCTTTTACTCCAACTGCTGCTTGCTTTAACAAGCATGGAGATCTGGTTTATGTGGGAAACTCCAAAGGGGAAGTACTTATAATAGATCACAAAAGCATTCAAATTTATGCTATGATTTCCATTCCTGGTGGTGCTGTGATCAAGAATATCGTATTTAGCAGAAATGGACAGTATCTGCTTACAAATTCAAATGATCGGACTATCAGAATCTATGAAAATCTTCTGCCTCAGAAAGATGGTTGTACTGCTCTAGCAGACATGAGCAGGACTGTTGATGAGGTAGATGTTGTTGAGAAGATGAAGACTGTTGGATCAAAGTGCTTAGCACTGTTTCGAGAGTTTCAAGATTCTATCACAAAGATGCACTGGAAAGCACCTTGTTTCAGTGGTGATGGTGAATGGGTAATTGGTGGTTCCGCAAGCAAAGGAGAGCACAAAATCTACATATGGGATAGGGCTGGATATCTTGTAAAAATCCTTGAAGGACCAAAGGAAGCATTGATTGATTTAGCATGGCATCCTGTTCATCCTATTGTAGTGTCTGTCTCCTTGACCGGTTTGGTTTATATATGGGCTAAGGATTATACTGAGAACTGGAGTGCATTTGCACCAGACTTCAAAGAGCTAGAGGAAAATGAAGAGTATGTTGAGCGAGAAGATGAATTTGATCTGGTTCCTGAAACTgaaaag GTGAAAGAATCAGATGTtaatgaagatgaagaagttGATATTGTGACAGTGGAGAAAGATGCTTTTAGTGATTCAGATATGTCTCAGGAAGAGCTATGCTTCTTGCCAGCTGTTCCTTGTCCTGATGCCTCCGAACAACAGGACAAGTGTGTGGGAAGTTCTTCAAAGTTGATGGACAGTAATCATTCGGGATCACCTCTTTCAGAAGGGGCTGGACAAAATGGAATGGCAATGAACCATGCATCAAGTCCACTTGAAG AGGACACAGGAGGCATGCGCATGAAGAGGAAAAGGAAACCTTCGGAGAAGGGGTTAGAGTTGCAGGCAGAGAAGGTTAGGAAACCCTTGAAACCATTGAAATCTTCTGGTAGACtgtcaaaagtaaaaaataaatctgtTGACTTGGAATTTAGTAATGGTGCATATGGAGATGACGTTTCTGACGAGTAG